From the genome of Mesorhizobium japonicum MAFF 303099, one region includes:
- a CDS encoding TetR/AcrR family transcriptional regulator — protein sequence MRVSKEKASANRDALLKAASRLFRQRGIEGVGVAEIAKEAGLTHGALYAHFSSKDELAAAAFSYGFARNMADTRAWAGDRNPSFQDYMGGLLSPFMRDKLETGCPMAASASEIGRQDCGVSASFTDAFQEMAAMLEGSIETIIPAAEKRKLAIAAVAAEIGAMAVSRAIAKTDVALADEVLQAVLETVAAAYRGSRRIG from the coding sequence ATGCGTGTTTCAAAGGAGAAGGCCTCGGCGAACCGAGATGCATTGCTGAAGGCGGCGAGCAGGCTGTTCCGCCAGCGTGGTATTGAAGGAGTCGGCGTGGCCGAAATCGCCAAAGAAGCGGGTCTCACTCACGGCGCGCTCTATGCTCATTTCTCATCTAAGGATGAACTGGCAGCAGCGGCGTTTTCCTATGGCTTTGCGCGGAATATGGCAGATACCCGCGCTTGGGCCGGGGATCGAAACCCCAGCTTTCAGGATTACATGGGAGGTCTGCTGTCACCGTTCATGCGTGACAAACTTGAAACAGGTTGTCCGATGGCCGCTTCCGCCAGCGAAATTGGGCGGCAGGACTGTGGCGTGAGCGCCAGCTTTACCGACGCGTTCCAAGAGATGGCCGCCATGCTGGAAGGTTCGATCGAGACGATCATTCCGGCCGCTGAAAAGCGCAAACTTGCGATAGCCGCCGTCGCCGCAGAAATTGGTGCCATGGCCGTGTCTCGTGCTATCGCGAAGACGGACGTGGCCTTGGCGGACGAAGTGTTGCAAGCCGTTCTCGAGACAGTCGCCGCTGCCTATCGGGGAAGTCGGCGGATTGGATAA
- a CDS encoding DUF2251 domain-containing protein, which yields MIDVYESATDDLGRFGAVFERNDETAYFYLLDMRKQEGKRIVSAFNAKAVTDLPADTPVSIRWSSSVAAVGLFVDGVLSAIFDLRTADPIGRWADLEDSHLFAVH from the coding sequence ATGATCGATGTCTACGAAAGCGCGACTGACGACCTAGGGCGGTTCGGGGCCGTATTCGAAAGAAATGACGAAACAGCATACTTCTATTTGCTCGACATGAGAAAGCAGGAGGGCAAACGGATCGTCTCCGCCTTCAATGCCAAAGCTGTGACCGACTTGCCTGCTGACACGCCCGTTTCGATCCGGTGGAGCTCATCTGTGGCCGCAGTCGGGCTGTTCGTTGACGGCGTATTGTCAGCCATCTTTGATCTGCGCACAGCTGATCCGATAGGTCGCTGGGCCGATCTCGAGGATAGTCACCTTTTCGCGGTGCATTGA